In Vigna unguiculata cultivar IT97K-499-35 chromosome 3, ASM411807v1, whole genome shotgun sequence, a single genomic region encodes these proteins:
- the LOC114179862 gene encoding U-box domain-containing protein 28-like — protein sequence MVRDDLYITVPSFFRCPISLDVMKSPVSLSTGVTYDRSSIQRWLDNGNNTCPATMQVLQTKEFVPNRTLQRLIQIWSDSLHHPLHPPLSPTSTHSQSLPSKEQILLAISDLQTRHDNRFDSLAKIARFAQDSEENRDFLVRTECFVPLLVGFLDNVNGGVEFLEQVVTALDLVIGKMEDREGLKNLILKRQGEAEKQSLDSLLVALRQGSHATQIASVRVLTSVAVDVESKLMIAEKEGLVSELLKLITPEKDPDLIENCLSCLVAISSPRRSKMKLVRLGAVKVLSKLLCGSNMSVSMTEKVLKLVETVSSTKEGRLEIGEDSACVAAIVNKVLKVSSVATEHAVTTLWSVCYLFRDETAQEAVTKANGLTKILLLMQSNCSAQVRQMSADLLKIFRVNSKSCLSSYDTKTTHIMPF from the coding sequence ATGGTTAGAGACGATCTCTACATCACCGTTCCCAGCTTCTTCCGCTGCCCTATATCCCTCGACGTCATGAAATCCCCTGTCAGCCTCTCCACCGGCGTTACCTACGACCGTTCCAGCATCCAACGCTGGCTCGACAACGGCAACAACACGTGTCCCGCCACCATGCAGGTTCTTCAGACCAAGGAATTTGTTCCTAACCGAACCTTACAGAGGCTCATCCAGATCTGGTCAGACTCCCTCCACCACCCACTCCACCCGCCTCTCTCCCCCACCTCCACCCACTCCCAATCCCTCCCCTCCAAGGAACAAATCCTCCTCGCTATCTCCGACTTGCAGACTCGCCACGACAACCGCTTCGACTCGCTCGCCAAAATCGCGCGGTTCGCGCAGGATTCCGAGGAGAACCGCGATTTTCTCGTCAGAACGGAATGCTTCGTGCCGCTGCTGGTTGGCTTCCTCGACAATGTCAATGGCGGCGTCGAGTTCCTCGAACAGGTCGTTACGGCGTTGGATTTGGTTATCGGAAAAATGGAAGATCGCGAGGGGCTGAAAAACCTGATACTGAAGAGGCAGGGCGAGGCAGAAAAACAGAGTCTGGATTCTCTGCTCGTCGCTCTCCGACAAGGGAGCCATGCCACGCAGATAGCATCGGTTAGGGTTTTGACGTCGGTCGCCGTGGACGTGGAATCGAAGCTTATGATAGCGGAGAAGGAAGGTTTGGTGTCCGAATTGCTGAAGCTAATCACGCCGGAGAAAGATCCGGATCTAATCGAGAACTGTTTGTCGTGCCTGGTGGCGATTTCGTCTCCAAGACGGAGCAAGATGAAGCTGGTGCGTCTGGGAGCGGTTAAGGTGTTGTCGAAGCTTCTTTGCGGTTCGAACATGAGCGTGTCGATGACGGAGAAGGTTCTGAAGCTGGTGGAAACGGTGTCGTCTACGAAGGAAGGGAGGTTGGAGATAGGCGAGGATTCGGCGTGCGTGGCGGCGATAGTGAACAAGGTGCTGAAAGTATCCAGCGTGGCAACGGAACACGCCGTTACGACGCTGTGGAGCGTGTGTTATCTGTTTCGGGATGAGACGGCGCAAGAGGCCGTTACGAAGGCTAACGGCTTGACCAAGATTCTGCTTCTGATGCAGAGTAATTGCTCGGCGCAAGTGCGCCAAATGTCTGCGGATTTGCTCAAGATATTTCGGGTTAATTCTAAGTCGTGTCTTTCATCTTACGACACCAAAACCACTCATATTATGCCCTTCTGA